The sequence below is a genomic window from Candidatus Korarchaeum sp..
CGACTTCCCTAGTCTTCCCTATAACTATTATAGCGACTGGCCTCCTATCGGGAGGAGCTCTCACGACCTCCATCACCTTGGAATCATCGAAGGCCCCTATCCAACAGGTCCCGTAGCCTAAGGCGTGAGCAGCTAGCATCGCGAAAGTAGCTGCTATAGTGGCATCTTGGAGTGAGTAGAGCTCGGCCCCCCTCCTCCCGTACCTCGTCGAGGACCTCTGCGGGACTGAGAGGAAGACTAAGTGAACTGAAGCATTTATCATGAAGTTCTGGTTGTAAGAAGCTCTAGCTAAGATCTTCTTCCTATCAGGATCCCTCACCACAACTATCTCGTAAGCTTGTAAGTTTCCAGCTGATGGAGCGCTGCACGCAGCTTCCAGTATTATGTTAAGGTGATCCTCGCTTATCTCCTCCCCCGTGTAACTCCTGACAGATCTCCTCTCAGCGAAGACATCGAATATGTCTGGCATTGTATTACCGCGAGTTCTCAAAATAAAAGTATTTCTGAACTTTAAGGGATTAACCCGTTTATAGGGCTCTAATTTCCCATCGAGGCTATTGTTAAAATGCATCAGCGGATTTAAATCATGCATGGATGATCGCTGGGATGGGCAGCTGCGCGGTATGCGGTAGGTCCTCGAACCTAATAGCCAGAGCTGTGGGGGTCTGTCTAGATTGCCTAAGGAGCGATCCTAAATCTGTTGAGTACGCCCTCTCAACTCACAGGAGGGAGAGAGCTAGGATAGGGCTGCCGCCAGAACCTCCCAGGGGGGAAGGGATTAAGTGCGGGCTCTGCGACTCTGAGTGCGTGATCCCGGAGGGAGGGCTCGGTTACTGCGGGATAGTGATGAACGAAAATGGGAAACTCATTAATTTAGCTGGATGCCCTGAGAGCGGTCTCCTGGAATATTATTACGATCCGATCCCAACTAATTGCGTCGCTCACTGGTTCTGTCCAGCATCTACTGGCATAGGCTACCCGAAGTGGTCCGCTAGGAAAGGAGCTGAGCTCGGATACTACAATTTAGCGGTCTTCTATGGAGCATGTAATTTAGATTGTCTCTTCTGCCAGAACTGGTTCTTTAGAGATCTTACTATAAGTAAGAGACCTTCAGTGAACTTCAGGGAGCTGATTGAGGCTTCCTTGAGGAGGCCTGTCACTTGCGTCTGCTTCTTCGGCGGGGATCCATCCCCTCAAGTATCCAACGCTCTGCTAGTGGCTAATGAACTAATGAGGATGGGGAAGATAATGAGGGTATGCTGGGAGATGAACGGGCATCTGAATCAGAGGACTATGGTAGCTGTGCTCAATAGCTCCCTCAGGAGCGGTGGGATAGTTAAATTCGATCTCAAGGCTTGGAACCCGAGAGTCTACTTAGCCCTGACCGGCAGGGGTATAGGGAGCGTATATGAGAACGCTAAATTAGCTCTTAAACTCTCCCTGGAGAGGCCAGAGGTACCTCTATTCACAGCCAGCACTCTACTGGTCCCGGGATACGTAGATGAGGAGGAGGTCAGGATGATAGCTAGGTTCATAGCTTCCATAAACCCCGACACACCTTACAGCCTCCTAGCATTCCATCCGAGCTATTTAATGACGGATCTACCGAATACGAGCAGGAAGCACGCTATGGAAGCTTTTAGAGCGGCTAAGGATGAGGGGCTCACTAGAGTGCATATAGGGAATCCATGGCTCCTCACTAGGGAGGATTATCAGTCTCGATAATATCTAAGAGCTTCCAGAGGCTCTCTATCCTCGGCAAATTCCCGCAGTTCACTTTAGATCCCCTGAGCTCAGCTAGTTTAGTGTAATGGACTGCTCTGAGCCCCGACCTCATGGCCCCTATGACGTCCTGGTAGCACGAATCCCCCACGTGAATTATCTGACTCCCATCCAAGCCCAGTTCACTCTTCAGGACCCTGAAGATCTCAGCTTGAGGCTTGATCAACCCCAGGTCCGATGATGATAGTATCACATCGAATAGATCTAATCCCACGTTCCTCAATATCCCCCTTATGCTCCTAGCTGAGAAGGATGTGTTAGAAACTAGAGCTAGCTTGATCCCCCTCCTCTTCAGCTCCCTCAGCACCTCTGGAGCCTCTTGATTCAACCTGGGGGTGAATCCATCAGTGGATTCCTCGTAAGCTCTCGCTAGGCCATCTACATCTGAGCTCACGCCCAATCCCATTAAAATCATGCCCAGCAGTTCCCTCGCGGGCAAGAGCATCCTGAATTCCTTAGTGGCTGCGTAAGCTTCCCTTATCACGCTCTCCTCTATATCGTATCCTGAGCTTTTGAGGAAATCCTTTATCGCCCTAACTCTCATCCCCACATATATTTCCTCGTCCTCCTTGGTCTCCCATATCAGAGTGAACCATAAGTCGAAGGAGACGGCCCTTATCAAATCGACCCCTCGATAATATCGTTGCATTAAAAATCCTTGAGCTTCCTCTCCAGCTCGAAGATAACGGTACCGCCGCAAGTATAAGGTGGTCCGGGGTCGGGGCATTGCACGTAGCCCAGATCCCCGCTCCCTATACCCAGGAGCTCCGCTTTAACGCCCTTCAGGAAGGGGCTGAGGAGGGTAAGCATAGAGGAGAGGGCGTGTATGCATACCCTCCCCTCTACGCAGAACCCTATTATGGAGAAGGAGTCACCCTCCGAGTAACCGGCGGCGCACCTCCCCCTGACCTCCCTGACCCTAACTACGACCTCGTAGCTCATGCTATAACCTCCCTCAATTCAGTGCGAGAAGATGAGCTTAAGGATATCTGAAGGCTCTAACCTCATTCTCACCCTTCCACCGAATCCCACTTCCCTCTCCAATTCTATGAGGCGATCATTCATTATTATCCTGGGCTCGCCGACTTTCCCCACCATGAACTCCAGCTCAGCGTAATGCTTGGAGATATTGGAAGCGTGGGAGGGTCACCCCTCATACAGCGTTTACCTAGCGATTCCACTCCTGAATAGGCTCCTACCTGAGATATATGAGGATGAGGAAGTGATGTACGAGATCAGAGGGCACATATCACATTGCATACTATCGCATGGAGCAGATACCAGGGATCTCACTGAGGAAGCTAGTATAGTGGGCATAGCCGATGGCACTGATATGACTAAGGGCAGGGGGAGGCTCGCTTTCGACAAGGGGCTTTGGAGCTGTTTCTCTCTAGCGTAAAGTTCATCAATCTAGCATAAGCTCCCATTGATGGAATATGTCGAAGCTGAAGGGACTTCTAGCCTGCGCCCGATATGTGGGGAAAGGCTGAGCCCGAATGGGCGCAAGAGGTTGAAGCGCAGAACCTGCTCCGCAGGTACCTGATGGATGTGGGGGCTCCGTCCGTTCACCCCGAAGGCCTCCCATGACGACCGAGAGGGATGAAGAGTAAGAGGGGGGAAGGGATGAAAGTTCATTCTAGACCAGAACGGAACGTCAACATACATACTGTATCGGCGTTAAGCATAGAGGAAGTTCATGCGAGGGAGGGGGAGAGGGTGCCCATAAGGATAGAGGCCCACATGAACAACAGCGCTGGCATATTCCAAGTTCAGGAGACCCTGGATAAGAAGATAAAGGGCAGTCCAATAGAGGATTACGTTGAAGTAGTAGCTTTGACTATGCCGGATGAACCTAGGATGGATCAGAGGATAGCGAATCAGTTAGTCATAATGGAGGGGAAGTTCAAGCCCAAGGATTAGCCCACTACAGTCACTACCACATTCCTCTCCCTCGGGCCGTCCAGCTCGATCAACAGTATGCTCTGCCAAGTCCCCCTCAGGATCCTGCCCGAGGAGACGGGGAAAGCTCTCGAAGGTCCTATGAATGATGAGGCTAGATGAGCGTAGGCGTTATCATCGATCCTGTCATGCTCCCATCCCTCCCTCACGAACTCCTCCCTTATCTTCCTGATTATATCATTTATCAGGCCCCTCTCATTCTCATTCGCCACTAGAGCGGCTGTAGCATGAGGGAGGTGCACTAAGCAGATCCCCTCGCTTATCCCGGATCTCCTAACTATTGCTTCTACGTCCTCAGTTATATCTATAACTTGGATCCTCTCCTTGCTCCTGACCCGCAGGGTCTCGATGTAGGAAGCCATAAGTCTTCAGAGATTACGGGATAAAAAATCTTCCCCGATGCGGGCTCAGATTCAGATGTACTATTTGCATTTAGATGGATCTACTCATGCGGGATAGTCCAGAAGCACTTCTAAAACACTCCCCATCCACACTCCTTAAGCCCTGGAATGAGTGATCGAGCGATAAGTTCTTCAGGGGTCAGCTCCCTATAAGGGGGATGGAGTTCTACGCCACGTGCACCCCCGGACTGGAGTTCATCTCAGCCAGGGAGATAGAGGGGAAGGGGCTGGGGAGAGTGATTGAATTGAGGGAAGGGAGGGGGAGAGTGATCTTCGAGTCGGAGTACGATATGATCCCCTCGCTGAACTGCTCCCTCAGGAGCGTTGAGAGGATAGTGCTCCTGCTGGCCAGGGAGAGGACCTCTGAGCTTGGTGGAATATACAGGGCCGTTAAGGGGATAGATTTCAGCTTCATGAGACCTGAATGGAGTTTCGCCGTGAGATCGAATAGATTGGGGGAGCATGACTTCACTTCAGTTGACATAGGGAGGGTGGCGGGGCAGGCTGTCATAGATAGCTACATGGAGGCCAGGGGGGTCAGGCTCAAGGTGAACCTGGATTCTCCGGACGTCATAGTGAGGTGCGATCTGATAAAGGACGAGCTCTTAGTCGGTATAGATATGACTGGAGATGAGGGCCTTCATAAGAGGAATTACAGGGTTTATCAGCATCCTGCTCCCCTGAACCCTACGCTAGCTTCCTCTCTGATCTACTTATCCGAGTGGAGCCACGAGCACACCCTCCTCGATCCCTTCTGCGGCAGCGGGACCATACTCTTCGAGGCCGGGATGATAGCTAGAGGCACTCCAGTATGCAAGTTCAGGAGGGACTTCGCTTTCCTGAAGTTCTTCGGGGAGCTTCCGAGTTTTGAGGAGAGGGATGTCGAGCTGAAGCTTTATGGAGTCGAGAAGTTCAGGAAGCACATAGAGGGAGCTGAGCTGATAGCTAGATACGTCGGGATATACCCTGAGTTCATCCAGGGGCACGCTGAGAGGATAGGGGAGTACTTCGATAGCGTGGATTTCATCGTCACAAATCCACCGTACGGCTTGAGGATCGGGAAGAAGGGGATTATAGAGAAGATCTACGCTGGATTCCTGAGGGCCGCTAGCTCGATATTAAAGGAGAGGATGGTCGTCATAACTTCCGAGACGTCTATATTTGAGAAGCACGCCCGGGATAACTTCGAAAAAATTGAGAAGCTCGAGGTCATGTACGGTGGCCTGAGGGCAGGTGTCTATATCGTGAGGTGAGGAAATGAATTTATCTTCGCGATGCCACCATTCACGATGCCCTACAGCTTCAACTTCGACCTCTCATCCCTGCCTAAGAGCTTCTTCTCGGAGATAATCAGAGCTTCTCATAAAGCCAGGATCCACAGGAAGCTCACTTCCACAGCCAGGAGGATAGTGAAACTCTTCAAACTGGAGGAAATAACAGGACTGGATTTGGAGAAAGCCATATCCCTTGTTGAGGACCTCATCGAGATATTCATGCTCAATGAGATGAACAGGGGGAGGTTCGAGGGAGTGAGGAGGAAGGCCCTATTCCTCCCCCATTGCTCGAGGAAGTACATGGATTCGAGGTGCAGGGCTGAGTTCAGGGAGGATCTATCTACTTACGTCTGCGGGAAGTGCTCCGATGATTGTCTCATAAGGAGGGCCAGCGAGCTCGCTGAGGAGAGGGGTTACGATGTCTATGTGGTCCCGGGGGGATCCTGCATACCTAAGATAATAGAGAAGATGAATTACGAAGCTGTAGTAGGTGTCGCTTGCGGCATGGAGCTCCTCTTGGCTTACCGATACTTGAAGGACTTCCCAGCCCAAGGTGTACCTTTAATGAGGAATGGATGCTCTAGAACTATCTTTGACCTCGAATCCCTTGAGAACTCCCTTCTCTGATTTTCGAATCGCCCTATTCAGGGGGAGCCTAGATGCTGAGAAGAGCATCGCTGATGCCATTATCAACGATTGAAATTTGAAGGTCTCGCTCAGAGCCCTCGAGAGCAGATTCACATTCCCCAGATCTATCGGATTCGTTAACTCGGCAGCTATGAGCTTCGAGGCTAAATCGTAGGGGATGAAGCCAGTCATAAGGAGGACGCTCAGATTCAAGCTGGCTGCAAATCCTATGTTGAAGGATAGAGTCCT
It includes:
- a CDS encoding nitroreductase family protein; the protein is MPDIFDVFAERRSVRSYTGEEISEDHLNIILEAACSAPSAGNLQAYEIVVVRDPDRKKILARASYNQNFMINASVHLVFLSVPQRSSTRYGRRGAELYSLQDATIAATFAMLAAHALGYGTCWIGAFDDSKVMEVVRAPPDRRPVAIIVIGKTREVERPTRRRKMESFVFSEIHGAPFVHKPTMLKLLREGC
- a CDS encoding radical SAM protein, with the protein product MGSCAVCGRSSNLIARAVGVCLDCLRSDPKSVEYALSTHRRERARIGLPPEPPRGEGIKCGLCDSECVIPEGGLGYCGIVMNENGKLINLAGCPESGLLEYYYDPIPTNCVAHWFCPASTGIGYPKWSARKGAELGYYNLAVFYGACNLDCLFCQNWFFRDLTISKRPSVNFRELIEASLRRPVTCVCFFGGDPSPQVSNALLVANELMRMGKIMRVCWEMNGHLNQRTMVAVLNSSLRSGGIVKFDLKAWNPRVYLALTGRGIGSVYENAKLALKLSLERPEVPLFTASTLLVPGYVDEEEVRMIARFIASINPDTPYSLLAFHPSYLMTDLPNTSRKHAMEAFRAAKDEGLTRVHIGNPWLLTREDYQSR
- a CDS encoding HAD family hydrolase yields the protein MIRAVSFDLWFTLIWETKEDEEIYVGMRVRAIKDFLKSSGYDIEESVIREAYAATKEFRMLLPARELLGMILMGLGVSSDVDGLARAYEESTDGFTPRLNQEAPEVLRELKRRGIKLALVSNTSFSARSIRGILRNVGLDLFDVILSSSDLGLIKPQAEIFRVLKSELGLDGSQIIHVGDSCYQDVIGAMRSGLRAVHYTKLAELRGSKVNCGNLPRIESLWKLLDIIETDNPP
- a CDS encoding TIGR04076 family protein: MSYEVVVRVREVRGRCAAGYSEGDSFSIIGFCVEGRVCIHALSSMLTLLSPFLKGVKAELLGIGSGDLGYVQCPDPGPPYTCGGTVIFELERKLKDF
- a CDS encoding secondary thiamine-phosphate synthase enzyme YjbQ, which encodes MASYIETLRVRSKERIQVIDITEDVEAIVRRSGISEGICLVHLPHATAALVANENERGLINDIIRKIREEFVREGWEHDRIDDNAYAHLASSFIGPSRAFPVSSGRILRGTWQSILLIELDGPRERNVVVTVVG
- a CDS encoding class I SAM-dependent RNA methyltransferase, yielding MEFYATCTPGLEFISAREIEGKGLGRVIELREGRGRVIFESEYDMIPSLNCSLRSVERIVLLLARERTSELGGIYRAVKGIDFSFMRPEWSFAVRSNRLGEHDFTSVDIGRVAGQAVIDSYMEARGVRLKVNLDSPDVIVRCDLIKDELLVGIDMTGDEGLHKRNYRVYQHPAPLNPTLASSLIYLSEWSHEHTLLDPFCGSGTILFEAGMIARGTPVCKFRRDFAFLKFFGELPSFEERDVELKLYGVEKFRKHIEGAELIARYVGIYPEFIQGHAERIGEYFDSVDFIVTNPPYGLRIGKKGIIEKIYAGFLRAASSILKERMVVITSETSIFEKHARDNFEKIEKLEVMYGGLRAGVYIVR
- a CDS encoding DUF116 domain-containing protein; the protein is MPPFTMPYSFNFDLSSLPKSFFSEIIRASHKARIHRKLTSTARRIVKLFKLEEITGLDLEKAISLVEDLIEIFMLNEMNRGRFEGVRRKALFLPHCSRKYMDSRCRAEFREDLSTYVCGKCSDDCLIRRASELAEERGYDVYVVPGGSCIPKIIEKMNYEAVVGVACGMELLLAYRYLKDFPAQGVPLMRNGCSRTIFDLESLENSLL